From Selenomonas ruminantium AC2024, a single genomic window includes:
- a CDS encoding gluconokinase, with protein MIVNIQYRQESVWIGIDVGTTGVRAIAYDITGRKVAAAEAFYPLLTPHPNWAEENPAQIFSAVQEVVGKAAADLRYKSRQLAGISLSTVMHSFAGLDANYQPLMDMQTWADSRSAEIVREMKTDEDLCHRFYEKTGCPIHASYPLAKVLWLRKNHPDLFRQMRYVGSLKDYIFYGLTGKWLIDHSAASTSGLYNEVKMDWDDEILDYAGLKKAQLPPVVSTTHMEKLQDGAAQAMGLPAGLPVVIGATDGVLVNVGIGAVQPGQLSATIGTSGALRMLTEKPLTDKKMRTWCYNLVDDMWVAGGAINNGGMILRWVRDKVCHYTPHHLENLDVDGYDLMTMKAAHVAAGAEGLIMLPSFTGERAPYWNSELRGMFFGLSLNHSRSHMIRACMEGIAYSMNAVMLALRDFGEIKDIRVSGSFTKSELWLQILANVLNEELILPDNSEGAAFGAAVLGFIASHELAGIGATRDLVKPKRIIRPDKDDVKVYQELYRIYDQLYWKLQPELAAIAAFQQAQA; from the coding sequence ATGATAGTGAATATTCAATATCGTCAGGAATCCGTTTGGATTGGCATTGATGTGGGAACCACCGGGGTTCGTGCTATTGCCTATGATATTACCGGCAGAAAGGTAGCGGCAGCAGAAGCCTTTTATCCGTTGCTTACGCCGCACCCGAATTGGGCTGAGGAAAATCCGGCGCAGATTTTTTCAGCAGTGCAGGAGGTAGTTGGCAAGGCCGCAGCTGACTTGAGATACAAGAGCCGTCAGCTGGCAGGTATTTCGTTGAGTACGGTCATGCATAGTTTTGCCGGATTGGACGCGAACTATCAGCCGCTGATGGATATGCAGACCTGGGCAGATAGCCGCAGTGCGGAAATCGTGCGGGAAATGAAAACAGATGAAGACTTATGCCACCGTTTTTATGAGAAGACCGGCTGCCCAATCCATGCCTCTTATCCGCTGGCTAAAGTGCTTTGGCTGCGCAAGAATCATCCGGATTTGTTTAGGCAGATGCGCTATGTGGGTTCGTTGAAGGATTATATCTTCTATGGGCTGACAGGTAAATGGCTCATTGATCATTCGGCAGCCAGTACCAGTGGTTTATACAACGAAGTGAAGATGGATTGGGATGATGAAATACTCGACTATGCAGGGCTAAAAAAGGCACAGCTGCCGCCAGTTGTATCTACGACACATATGGAGAAATTGCAGGATGGTGCAGCTCAAGCTATGGGATTGCCTGCAGGCCTGCCGGTGGTTATCGGCGCGACGGACGGTGTACTGGTCAATGTGGGCATTGGGGCCGTACAGCCGGGGCAGCTCAGTGCGACAATCGGCACCAGTGGCGCTCTGCGGATGCTGACGGAAAAACCACTGACGGATAAGAAGATGCGTACATGGTGTTATAATCTCGTGGACGATATGTGGGTAGCCGGTGGAGCTATCAATAATGGCGGTATGATTCTGCGTTGGGTGCGGGACAAGGTTTGTCACTATACGCCTCATCATCTGGAAAATCTCGATGTGGATGGTTATGACCTCATGACCATGAAGGCAGCGCATGTGGCGGCTGGAGCGGAAGGCCTCATCATGCTGCCAAGCTTTACCGGAGAACGCGCGCCTTATTGGAATTCAGAACTTCGGGGGATGTTTTTTGGACTGTCCCTGAATCACAGCCGTTCCCATATGATTCGTGCCTGCATGGAGGGGATTGCTTACAGCATGAACGCGGTAATGCTGGCATTGCGGGATTTTGGGGAAATCAAGGATATTCGGGTTAGCGGCAGTTTCACAAAGTCAGAACTATGGCTGCAGATTCTGGCCAATGTACTCAATGAAGAACTGATTTTGCCCGACAACAGCGAAGGTGCAGCTTTTGGGGCGGCGGTGCTGGGCTTTATTGCCAGTCATGAACTGGCGGGTATCGGCGCGACCAGAGATTTGGTCAAACCCAAGCGGATTATTCGTCCGGATAAGGATGATGTAAAAGTTTATCAGGAACTTTATCGGATTTATGACCAGTTGTATTGGAAATTGCAGCCGGAACTTGCGGCTATCGCAGCGTTCCAACAGGCGCAGGCATAA
- the gnd gene encoding decarboxylating NADP(+)-dependent phosphogluconate dehydrogenase: MEKKMDIGMVGMAVMGSNLALNMADHGFDVACYNYTPDLTEKVLREHPHKHMHGFFNLQEFVDSLQKPRRIMLLIMAGEPVDSMIEQLTPLLEPGDIILDGGNSYFGDTRRRQAKLQQAGIHYFGVGISGGENGARKGPCIMPGGDKEAYEFVRPVYEAVAAKADGQPCCSYIGPDGAGHYVKMVHNGIEYADMQLIAEAYLLLKYAGGYRNRQIAEIFHQWNQGELRSFLIGITADIFAEDDESGGQLLDKIVDSAGQKGTGRWTSIEALRQGVNTSLITAACNARVMSNLLSERQELGRIIQPACAETKLDGDFVEMVRQSLYLGKIAAYAQGFDLYRSADVHYGWQLDLGQIAAIFRAGCIIQADFLNRITAAFTANPQLDNLLQDTFFAGKVNENLAALRQTVAHAVQLGIPVPALACAVEYMDALRGTPLGANLIQAQRDYFGAHTFKRIDKEGSFHHEWQKNF, from the coding sequence ATGGAAAAGAAAATGGATATCGGCATGGTGGGGATGGCCGTGATGGGCAGTAATCTGGCCCTCAATATGGCTGACCATGGCTTTGACGTAGCCTGTTACAATTACACGCCAGATTTGACAGAAAAAGTGTTGCGGGAGCATCCACATAAGCATATGCATGGGTTTTTCAATCTGCAGGAGTTTGTGGATTCCCTGCAGAAACCTCGCCGCATTATGTTGTTGATTATGGCAGGGGAACCGGTGGATTCCATGATTGAGCAGCTCACGCCACTTTTGGAGCCGGGGGATATTATTCTCGATGGGGGGAATTCTTACTTTGGGGATACCCGGCGGCGACAAGCAAAGCTCCAACAGGCCGGTATCCATTATTTCGGGGTGGGAATTTCCGGCGGGGAAAATGGCGCTCGCAAGGGGCCGTGCATCATGCCAGGGGGAGATAAGGAAGCTTATGAATTTGTACGGCCGGTCTATGAGGCTGTAGCGGCTAAGGCAGATGGTCAGCCCTGCTGCAGTTATATCGGTCCGGATGGAGCCGGGCATTATGTGAAGATGGTGCATAACGGCATTGAATATGCGGATATGCAGTTGATTGCCGAAGCTTATCTGCTATTGAAATATGCTGGGGGGTATCGCAACAGGCAGATTGCCGAAATCTTTCATCAGTGGAATCAGGGAGAACTCAGAAGTTTCCTGATTGGTATTACGGCAGATATCTTTGCTGAAGATGATGAGTCAGGCGGACAATTGCTGGATAAGATTGTGGATAGCGCCGGGCAGAAAGGCACAGGCCGCTGGACCAGTATCGAGGCTTTGCGGCAGGGGGTGAATACTTCTCTGATTACGGCGGCCTGCAATGCGCGGGTGATGTCTAATCTGTTATCGGAGCGGCAGGAATTGGGCAGAATCATTCAGCCTGCCTGTGCGGAGACTAAGCTAGATGGTGATTTTGTGGAAATGGTGCGGCAGAGTCTGTACTTGGGCAAGATTGCCGCTTATGCACAGGGGTTTGATCTTTACCGTTCCGCAGATGTGCATTATGGCTGGCAGTTGGATTTGGGGCAGATTGCCGCGATTTTCCGGGCAGGTTGTATCATTCAGGCAGACTTCCTGAATCGAATCACCGCAGCCTTTACCGCTAATCCGCAGCTGGATAATCTGTTGCAGGATACGTTCTTCGCAGGCAAGGTCAATGAAAATCTCGCGGCTCTGCGCCAGACGGTGGCCCATGCTGTACAGCTGGGGATTCCGGTGCCGGCACTGGCTTGTGCGGTGGAATACATGGATGCCCTGCGCGGTACGCCGTTAGGGGCGAATCTGATTCAGGCACAGCGGGATTATTTTGGAGCACACACCTTTAAGCGTATCGATAAAGAAGGCTCGTTCCACCATGAATGGCAGAAAAATTTCTAA